GCAATTCTGGAAATTGGAAACTAGTGTTAGGGAATTTATGCAACATACCATACTTTGTTGCCATTAGAGGTCTCTTGCGGACATTGAAGGTGAGTCGACGAGCTTTCAAGGATGGTGCCGCCGGATGCCTTGAAGAACTTCCATCCACATGCTTGTTGCTTCTTGAAGATCTCATGATGAAAGTTAGGGTTTGGAGAAGATGATAGAGATGTTAGGTTATGGATGGAGAGATGAAGGTTTGAGGTAATATAAAAGGTAGAGAGTTTATGGGAATTTGAGAGTTTTTTAAGAGTAGTGAATGTGAGGGTTGAATGGATTGAATGTGTAGTTATGATAGGTTTGAATGAGTTGAATGGGATTTATGAGAGGTAGGTGGAAGAGATAAAAAGGAGATTTGAGGAGAgaggaaataaaattaaaaaatatgataCATGCATGTATGCCACATATGCAAtacaagataaaaaataaaataaaaataccttGAAATAGcctaaaaacgttaataaataaGGCTGGAAcgcagggtaaccggttactggggtttgggtaaccggttactcaaatgaaaaaaacaatttttgcgCAAAGAtgcccagggtaaccgattactcccatctgggtaaccgattactgcttCCAAAAATGCAAAAATTCATAAAAGAAACATAGGAAAACATGATAAGCATAGAGAGAAAACACCTTAATAGTTTTGTGAAGATTTAGGCTAGATCACTTTCATCCAAAATGCCAAGTTCCCGACGAATTTTATAGAAAGCATCTTTCGGAAGCGGCTttgtgaagatatccgcaagttgattttACGTATCTACAAATGTTATCTCAACATCACCTTTGAACACGTGATCCTGTATGAAATGATGTCTGATATCTATGTGTTTTGTGCGGGAGTGCATCACTGGATTTTTTGTTATGTTGATCGCGCTTGTGTTATCACATCTTAGAGGAATACAACCAAGGTTTAAACCATAGTCAAGCAGTTGTTGTTTGAGCCATAAGATTTGAGCGCATCCACTTCCGGCTGCAATATATTCAGCCTCAGCAGTACTAAGAGCCACACTTGCTTGTTTCTTGCAGGACCATGACACTAGAGCATTTCCCAAAATGTGACACATTCCATTGGTGCTTTTGcgatcagttttacaacctgcataGTCAGCATCAGAATAACCAACTAAAGTATTcatactacctttaggataccataagccaacattGGTTGTTCCTTTTAGATATTTAATGATTCGTTTGACTGCTGCAAGGTGAGATTCCTTAGGGTTGGCTTGATATCTGGCACATAAGCAGACGCTAAACATTATATCTGGTCGACTTGTCGTTAAGTATAAAAGTGAGCCGATCATTCCACGATATTTTGTGATGTTGAAAGGATTGCCTGGTTCATCTGGATCAAGGTAGGTGCCAGATCCCATTGGTGTTGCACTATCTTTACTATTTTCCATCTCAAATTTCTTGATTAGTTCTTTGCAATATTTTGACtgattgatgaagattctgatcgcgactttacgtgtctataaatctgataactgcaagtgcacagtcgtgtcgtgtagttttaaaagatatcgaatccacagggactatgaatcgatctaccgttatctaaggttactatgtaaagctaggagtactaaaatttcgattgttcctaagggaaagtgattgtgagaaaataaagaataataataaaagacaggtatcagtatgtatttcgtttaactaaaggtaatccgaaggtccattggcttttgcataattaaattaaaaatctttactaattccattgattaaaaatcctcgtctcaaactttcgctctgttgattcagactactatcctaatcctaatgtacgctttcgccatcccattagattttagaagagctttttggaaacaatgtaattaataaaatgcctattttacgaggttgttatctatttaaatctcctaatctcaaactttcgctctgttgactcggagcaagctaataaccctaacatacgctttcgccatcccgctcgagtgtaaaaacaatttttgaaaataaataagttccaattagtcttaatacgctttcgccatccttaaaactaatgtcctatgtctactatctggttaaagatctcaaactttcgctctattgattttaacctttgaccgtcctaacccctcaaactttcgctctattggttttaagacttactaattaaattagacatataaaccaaaaataagtgataattaataaaacataattaagccaatttatttcggatccctacggttaacttactttacataccgacacctttagtaatttagccagacatattaatacgattaaacatgcataaatcggttcggttcataataataagcatattaaatggcatataatatatcatgcaaacaaatataaataaggcggtaaataaaaacctgaattaaataaatggtaactggatcttcaagtactgaacttccaccacaggttggctggatcgttcttcggaatttaaatggcagaaaataaaaacaaggaaataaaacgataaatctaacgtaaggctagatctacaaaaagttcacaacaatttctagtgtagaaatcgttgtgagaaaataaacggttgaatgaaagcagaataaagaaaagcggttcgcggtacaatttcggcagcacttcgttggcaggaaatcggacccctttggaagtgagatagcaggtcctatttataggagaggctttgcagttggaatccgtgaattgagggagcttttctgactgggacttggagacgtgcgtctccgcttcttcaggaagtgctcttgactgacttgagacgtgcgtctcaagtggaggaaaaataggggcagttggagacgggcgtctcctcttggtgacgtggcagaagagaacgtggagacgtgcgtctccacttgcttgcatggtttgggctacgcatttttgttcctttgtgggctggttcgtctcttttgggcctttgggtcctaattgcacccctctttcgcttcagcactcctttttcgtcttttaggcataaatatcggtcatttaagctctattttctttccttttcgcaaatagtcgtaattgaagtgtaaaacctgaaacaaagcaaatactcgcgtaatatcataataaattaacataataaacggaaaatgctataaatatctatggattttaagctaaatatacgatataaaatcgtgttatcaaattcccccagacttgaacctttgcttgtcctcaagcaaaataataagataaagataaatgaaacacacttccaccacgtcgttcggtcatactcagctacatagtgttcttatttgaaaataatgataatgatcctagcaatagacttatagtaacaacactaaacaactcccagtatgcataccaatccgaatcatgccattatagctcgacctttttgactcgtcatcatgtttcacccttttcattcgcgcgcaatcacattaagcccattatcttgacacgcacatagcagagtagtcggttagtgactatgatccttctcatggagttctggcacaataagtggtatactccttagcaatcacttgtagattgtggggaatcggacaatagtccttcctaccaagttcagtaccagatgacttctgaaccaatcgacagtgagtttttaaattctttgtatttgagatttgcgaccgttaggttaaatgatcttgtgaggatcaccttacttagtaggcacatttcttcttatggttaagcacataattattattatgaggatcatacacttatattcatcgactctctgcgtagtttgtatctaagacggtgccgactgctagaataaactactaagggttatttcaaaacttaaagt
This genomic interval from Vicia villosa cultivar HV-30 ecotype Madison, WI unplaced genomic scaffold, Vvil1.0 scaffold8, whole genome shotgun sequence contains the following:
- the LOC131643225 gene encoding secreted RxLR effector protein 161-like; translated protein: MENSKDSATPMGSGTYLDPDEPGNPFNITKYRGMIGSLLYLTTSRPDIMFSVCLCARYQANPKESHLAAVKRIIKYLKGTTNVGLWYPKGSMNTLVGYSDADYAGCKTDRKSTNGMCHILGNALVSWSCKKQASVALSTAEAEYIAAGSGCAQILWLKQQLLDYGLNLGCIPLRCDNTSAINITKNPVMHSRTKHIDIRHHFIQDHVFKGDVEITFVDT